In the genome of Gemmatimonadales bacterium, the window CGGCGCAGCAGCCGGAACGCAAAGCGGATGTCATTCGATATCCCGTCGATCCATTCCGCCCGCCGGCGCGACTTGCGTGCTCGCGCGGTGATGTCGCGACATTCGTCAGCCACGCCGCGCATGTCACCGAACACCCGGGTCGCTTCGGCGCGGGCGTCGCCCGCGTTCCATCCCTGCGCGATCAATTCGTCGGTGCGGCGCGCGATATGGTCGGCGAGTTCCTGGCGCACGTCCTCGTCGACCGGCTTCACCGACGACAGCGGCAATTCTTCGTCGGGGCGGGGCATCAGGCGACCGCTCCGCGCGGCCGCGCGTCGATCACGCGACTCATCGCCTGGACGTAGCGCTTCCAGCCGGCCAGATCGCGCTCCAGCTGCCGCCGACCCGCCGGGGTAAGCTGATAGACCTTCGCTTCCCGCCCGGTCTCGGTAACCTGCCACGACGACTCCACAACCTCCCGCGCCTCGAGGC includes:
- a CDS encoding PadR family transcriptional regulator, producing MRGTLDILILRTLAWGPTHGYAISRWIRETTKDELQIEEGALYPALRRLEAREVVESSWQVTETGREAKVYQLTPAGRRQLERDLAGWKRYVQAMSRVIDARPRGAVA